A stretch of the Xiphophorus couchianus chromosome 15, X_couchianus-1.0, whole genome shotgun sequence genome encodes the following:
- the fam184ab gene encoding nuclear receptor coactivator 1 isoform X3 translates to MSAVGESPLDPATPESRKRKGSPCDTSGQSVEKRRRELECRYIEDLAELVSSNMGDIASLSAKPDKCHILRSTVDQIQQIKRREQEKAALLSPDDDVQKSDVSSSSQGLVEKEALGPMLLEALDGFFFVVNREGRIVFVSENVIGYLGYTQEELINSSVYTILHVGDHNEFVRNLLPKSLVNGAPWPQEAGRRSSHTFNCRMLKRPPDEADAENLEARQQYEIMQCFTVSQPLPVQEDGDDLQSCLICIACRIPRTESFITKQDPAGKIISIETSALRATGRPGWEDLVRKCIYAFFQPQGKEPSHAKKLLHEVMAHGTAVSPLYRFTLSDGTPLSAQTRCKFCCPPKPDVQPFIMGIHTIDREHNTASSQENTNPSLPPTPSSIAHTPSRSPSLPPGSNSNQGSVLHANNSGHNPSTPTGYLTPNRTNCPQEVSSPSALSSPHTATSTSFMSPRMPRASPGLGGSPRVPGNPFSPSTPGLQSPSGALSSGGSAGSFPLSSPGLQRQASMPTGSSTRPLSAKPQKGAGDGGEDSNKAPLPSASPLGNPRLNQLLDSSVTGAESNNNNSSPHPPHPSLGPQCPASHSSLTERHKILHRLLQDSSPNDAASTAAAEDGGNKNEVEIKKEPPVSPALSTASHKSNSREPQDHQLLRFLLDTDEKDLGDLPPPSALSLQTVRVKVEKRASGDGLTCSGSSIPAGGTPKLPGVPVGSAGASPKSSLLGENRRDSTLPIGPADPDALSQLLPGLRGPLGAKQGSEESVNPGGGAQLHSPSTQLPALLQSPVPHLQSPLSQPQSVPQLQSPSPQLHSPSHQVKLQSPTHLQPGEVCTPRNVNVKREPPGTPNRGLVDGVPTSGCSLQTQPSFDFCNPATPSQQQGDLFQTPKDSSPFPETEVINPFAPSTGLTKMDVGDSQFQPLALTDTLSFDGHGTPLQSSLASPQEQRVPCTLDEELGPPTTPEARNDEKALIEQLVSFLSGTDESELAELDKALGIDKLVQQSTATPVSMDPKLLSYTSQFPPASQAPFPPELAAVGQQGVTFGAPCGAFPMGLRPGMTGPQGMGPQLRLPPNQLRLQLQQRLQGPQQLQNRLAAMNSFPGGSQQVNMGVRQAVQLPQMSSQQPPLNAQMLAQRQRELYSIHHRQQQQQLLQHKVRLMRQNMVAGALAGGPGTPRAPKGPPTTSQQQFSFPPGFAPMAGSTPTSPSHFSSSPGAPLDTKMSARGPLSNQSLLGGLQGQFDAAGNPTMQQGLFQQFGGSAAVQQDPPFPPEMSPTSPLLSPQNSTSQSPLLQQAPTPGYQSPDMKSWQQTGLGGLFSQSGQSAGQAFGQQGVYNNMSITVSMAGGTGGVSSLPPMGQAVGMSNSNLNNVSSVCSDQQVQQVQVFADVQCTVNLVGSDSYLNQGSMGAAAPQKGPVPQGPQATQAQQKSLLQQLLTE, encoded by the exons ATGAGTGCGGTCGGGGAAAGCCCCCTGGACCCAGCCACGCCAGAGTCACGCAAGAGGAAGGGCTCGCCATGCGATACATCGGGGCAAAG TGTGGAGAAGCGGAGGCGGGAGCTGGAGTGCCGCTACATCGAGGATCTGGCTGAGCTGGTGTCGTCCAACATGGGCGACATTGCCAGTCTGAGCGCCAAGCCGGACAAGTGCCACATCCTGAGGAGCACCGTGGACCAAATCCAGCAGATCAAACGGCGGGAGCAGG AGAAAGCAGCTCTTCTGTCTCCAGACGACGACGTGCAGAAGAGCGACGTCTCCTCTAGCAGTCAGGGTCTGGTGGAGAAAGAGGCGCTGGGGCCCATGCTGCTGGAG GCCCTGGACGGATTCTTCTTTGTGGTCAACCGCGAGGGCCGCATCGTCTTCGTTTCTGAGAATGTGATCGGTTACCTTGGCTACACCCAGGAAGAGCTGATAAACTCGAGCGTCTACACCATCCTCCACGTGGGAGATCACAATGAATTTGTCCGCAATCTGCTGCCTAAAAGCCTCG TGAACGGAGCGCCGTGGCCGCAGGAAGCCGGCCGCAGGAGCAGCCATACCTTTAACTGTCGCATGCTGAAGCGGCCGCCGGATGAGGCGGACGCCGAGAACCTGGAAGCGCGGCAGCAGTATGAGATCATGCAGTGCTTCACCGTGTCGCAGCCGCTGCCCGTCCAGGAGGACGGAGACG ACTTGCAAAGCTGCCTGATCTGCATCGCCTGTCGGATTCCACGCACCGAGTCTTTTATTACAAAGCAGGACCCGGCAG GGAAGATCATCTCCATAGAAACTAGCGCTCTGCGAGCGACAGGCCGGCCTGGCTGGGAGGACCTGGTCAGGAAGTGCATCTACGCGTTTTTTCAGCCGCAGGGAAAGGAGCCCTCGCATGCCAAGAAGCTGCTGCATGAAG TGATGGCCCACGGCACCGCCGTCAGCCCTCTGTACCGATTCACGTTAAGTGACGGGACGCCGCTCAGCGCTCAGACTCGCTGCAAGTTCTGCTGCCCACCAAAACCCGACGTACAGCCCTTCATCATGGGCATCCACACTATTGACAG GGAACACAACACTGCTAGCTCTCAGGAAAACACTAACCCCAGCCTTCCTCCAACCCCCAGCAGTATTGCTCACACCCCGTCCCGGTCCCCTTCGCTCCCCCCCGGCAGTAACTCAAACCAAGGCTCTGTCCTTCACGCCAACAACAGCGGACACAACCCCTCCACACCAACAGGCTACCTGACGCCCAACCGGACGAACTGCCCCCAGGAGGTCAGCAGTCCCTCGGCTCTCAGCAGCCCTCACACAGCCACCTCTACCTCGTTTATGTCGCCCAGGATGCCGCGAGCCAGTCCTGGGTTGGGGGGAAGCCCTCGGGTCCCGGGGAACCCCTTCTCCCCCTCCACGCCGGGGCTCCAGTCCCCATCGGGGGCACTGAGCAGCGGTGGGTCGGCAGGCTCTTTCCCCCTGTCGTCTCCTGGACTTCAGAGACAAGCCAGTATGCCCACCGGCTCCTCCACTCGCCCGCTGTCGGCAAAGCCCCAAAAGGGAGCAGGAGACGGGGGAGAGGACTCGAATAAGGCCCCCCTtccatctgcctcaccactggGGAACCCCAGACTCAACCAGCTCCTGGACAGCAGTGTCACAGGAGCTGaatccaacaacaacaactcatCACCTCATCCTCCTCACCCCTCCCTGGGTCCTCAGTGCCCCGCTTCCCACAGCAGTCTGACGGAGCGGCACAAGATCCTGCACCGGCTGCTCCAGGACAGCAGTCCCAACGACGCCGCCTCCACTGCCGCCGCAGAGGACGGAGGGAATAAAAATGAAGTTGAGATCAAGAAGGAGCCGCCAGTCAGTCCGGCGCTAAGCACAGCGTCCCACAAGTCCAACTCCAGAGAGCCGCAGGACCACCAGTTACTGCGATTTCTCCTGGATACAGACGAAAAG GACTTGGGCGACCTTCCCCCTCCGTCAGCCCTGAGCCTCCAGACGGTCCGAGTGAAGGTGGAGAAGAGAGCCAGTGGCGACGGCCTCACCTGCTCGGGTTCGTCCATCCCAGCCGGAGGGACGCCCAAACTACCAGGAGTCCCTGTTGGCTCGGCTGGCGCCAGCCCCAAATCCAGTCTTCTGGGAGAGAACCGCAGAGACTCCACG TTACCTATTGGACCTGCTGATCCGGACGCTCTCAGCCAGCTTCTGCCCGGCCTCAGAGGTCCGCTCGGAGCCAAACAGGGCAGCGAGGAGTCTGTGAATCCCGGCGGAGGCGCACAGCTCCACTCTCCCTCCACGCAGCTCCCAGCTCTGCTCCAGTCCCCAGTGCCTCACCTCCAGTCGCCCCTGTCCCAGCCTCAGTCTGTCCCCCAGCTGCAATCCCCGTCGCCACAGCTGCACTCCCCGTCCCACCAGGTCAAGCTGCAGTCCCCCACTCACCTGCAGCCCGGTGAGGTTTGCACTCCCCGCAATGTAAATGTGAAGAGAGAGCCGCCAGGGACTCCGAACAGAG GACTTGTTGATGGCGTCCCGACCTCAGGCTGCAGCCTCCAGACACAGCCATCGTTTGATTTTTGCAACCCTGCCACTCCAAGCCAACAACAGGGAGACCTCTTCCAGACCCCCAAGGATAGCAGTCCTTTTCCAGAGACCGAAGTCATCAACCCTTTTGCTCCGAGTACTG GGCTGACGAAGATGGATGTGGGAGATTCCCAGTTCCAGCCTCTGGCTCTGACTGACACTTTGTCTTTTGATGGACATGGAACTCCTTTACAATCCTCATTAGCGTCACCACAAGA ACAGCGTGTGCCGTGCACGCTGGACGAAGAGCTGGGCCCGCCGACCACGCCTGAAGCCCGAAACGATGAGAAGGCTCTGATCGAGCAGCTCGTGTCCTTCCTGAGCGGGACGGACGAGAGCGAACTGGCCGAACTGGACAAGGCCCTGGGTATCGACAAACTGGTTCAG CAATCCACTGCCACCCCGGTTTCCATGGACCCCAAACTGCTCTCCTACACCTCCCAGTTCCCTCCAGCTTCACAGGCTCCATTTCCTCCAGAGCTGGCCGCGGTGGGGCAGCAGGGCGTGACATTCGGAGCCCCCTGCGGGGCCTTCCCCATGGGGTTGAGGCCTGGCATGACCGGACCGCAGGGAATGGGCCCCCAACTCAGGCTGCCGCCCAACCAACtgcggctgcagctgcagcagagactGCAGGGCCCGCAGCAG ctCCAGAACCGACTGGCAGCCATGAATTCATTTCCAGGAGGATCCCAGCAAGTGAACATGGGGGTCCGACAGGCGGTCCAGTTACCCCAAATGTCCTCACAG CAGCCGCCGCTGAATGCCCAGATGCTAGCGCAGCGTCAGAGGGAGCTCTACAGCATCCACCaccggcagcagcagcagcagctcctccagcacAAGGTCAGGCTCATGAGACAGAACATGGTGGCGGGCGCGCTGGCCGGGGGCCCGGGAACCCCCAGGGCACCAAAAGGCCCCCCGACGACGTCTCAGCAGCAGTTCAGCTTCCCGCCGGGGTTTGCCCCGATGGCAGGCAGCACCCCTACCTCACCGAGTCACTTCAGCTCCTCTCCGGGGGCCCCGTTGGACACCAAGATGTCCGCCAGGGGGCCCCTGAGCAACCAGTCGCTGCTGGGTGGCTTACAGGGCCAGTTTGACGCCGCCGGGAACCCGACGATGCAGCAAGGGCTGTTTCAGCAGTTTGGAGGATCTG CTGCGGTGCAACAAGACCCCCCATTtcctcctgagatgagccccacaAGCCCATTGTTATCACCTCAGAACTCCACCTCCCAGAGTCCCCTGCTTCAGCAGGCACCAACTCCTGGCTACCAGTCACCAGACATGAAGAGCTGGCAGCAGACAGGCCTGGGCGG CCTGTTCAGTCAGTCAGGACAGAGTGCAGGGCAGGCGTTTGGCCAGCAGGGGGTGTACAACAACATGAGCATCACCGTCTCCATGGCTGGAGGCACAGGCGGCGTCAGCTCTTTACCTCCAATGGGACAAGCGGTTGGGATGAGCAACAGTAACCTCAACAACGTCAGCTCAGTGTGCAGCGACCAGCAG GTGCAGCAGGTCCAGGTGTTTGCTGACGTCCAGTGCACGGTAAACCTTGTCGGCAGCGACTCCTACCTGAACCAGGGCTCGATGGGGGCTGCGGCTCCCCAGAAGGGCCCCGTTCCCCAGGGCCCGCAGGCCACCCAGGCCCAGCAGAAGAgcctcctccagcagctcctcaCTGAGTGA